The DNA window TTTGCTCGAGGTGCCGGACTTTCCGCTTCTCAAGAAGCATGACCTGGTGTGCGCGATGGTCAGCGGGGTGCCGGGTGGCATCGGCAGCGGGTTGAACCGGAAGGAGAATCACGATCGGATTGTGGAGTTTTTCGAGAAGACGGCGCCGATTGTGGCGGAGTATGGGTATCCGAACATCATCTGTTTTTCCGGGAACCGCAAAGGGATGAGCGACGAGCAGGGCCTGGAGAATTGCGAGATTGGGGTTAAACGCATTGCGCCCATCGTCGAGAAGTACAAGGTCACTGCTTGCATGGAACTGCTCAACAGCAAGCGGGACCATAAAGATTACATGTGCGATCATACCGCTTGGGGCGTTGAGTTGGCCAAGCGCGTCGGCTCCGATAATTTCAAGCTCCTTTACGATATTTATCACATGCAGATCATGGAGGGAGACATGATCGCCACCATTCGCGAGAACCATCAGTACCTGGGCCATTATCATACCGGCGGCGTGCCGGGCCGTGGCGAAATTGATGAGACCCAGGAGATTTATTACCCGGCAGTCATGCGGGCCATCGTCGAGAGCGGTTTCAAAGGGTTCGTTGCGCAGGAGTTTGTTCCCAAGCGCAGCGACGTGCTGGCTTCCCTCAAGCAGGGTGTGGAAATCTGCGACGTTTAAATCGGCGCCTGCTGCGAGCGGCGGCGGTCTTTTGAGCAGCCTTCATCCTCCTGCCAGCCACTCCAAGACGCCCTTCTGCGCGTGCAACCGGTTTTCGGC is part of the Verrucomicrobiia bacterium genome and encodes:
- a CDS encoding TIM barrel protein translates to MKQKISRRSALRKVTGGTVALAAAASLSRRLEAADDAVGSKLKYRIHPSVCKWCYGKIPLEDFCVACKQIGLQSIDLLEVPDFPLLKKHDLVCAMVSGVPGGIGSGLNRKENHDRIVEFFEKTAPIVAEYGYPNIICFSGNRKGMSDEQGLENCEIGVKRIAPIVEKYKVTACMELLNSKRDHKDYMCDHTAWGVELAKRVGSDNFKLLYDIYHMQIMEGDMIATIRENHQYLGHYHTGGVPGRGEIDETQEIYYPAVMRAIVESGFKGFVAQEFVPKRSDVLASLKQGVEICDV